The DNA window CTTCATCATCAGGAAATGAACATAAATCAGGAAAATTGCACGAAGGTTCTTTTAGTTCCATGAATGCGTTGGTTGAAAGCTGTGTCAAGTACTCTGAAGCGAATGCCTCAAGGACAGCGGGAGATGATGTTGGAATGAACCTTCTTGCCAGTGTGGCTGCTGGTGAGATTTCCAAATCTGATATGGCCTCTCCAAATCAATCTCCAGAAAGAAACACCACTGCTGTAGAGCAGTCTTGTGCAAGCAATGACTCCAGATTGAAATCATATCCAGGTGATGACCTTGCTCGAGACAGGAGACAGTTTGTAGATGGTTTTGATGATGAATGTGAGAAGCGGGGTAGTATTACAGGCACTTCAGTTCCTTTGGTtacaaaagataaaattatttcatGTTCGCATGAAGAACCAACAGAGGTGTTTAATGGACGTTTAACTTCTTCCGGTATGAATGTTCAGCAAAGGTCAGAATCCTGCCCAGAGAGCTGTATGAAATCAGAAGAATCTTTACCAGCCACTTCAAGGATTACAGATAAAACATCAAATAGTGCAGAAAAAGCATGGGAGGAAAGGACAGATATTAAATCAAATGCGGATGACTTGTGTGATGCAAAAGAAAGGTTACACAATAGTCTTCGAAGTGAAAATAAGTCTGATGTTGCCGGTCTAGAAGGTGGGAATGAACCTGTTGAAGGATCCTGCTCATCTATGGCAATTGACGGTGAGaacactaaaattttaaatgaagaGTTGAATATTCCTGGGCAGGCAGAGCAAAAACCACCTGCAATGACGCACTCTGATTTTGTAAGAGGAACTGTTGGGGATGTGATAAGTCCTGCTTCTGGAAAAGATGAGGTTTCTGAAGTTGGTGGTAGTGTGATGAAGACTGAAAAGGCTGATGAAACAGATGGCAAGAGTCAGCCTACTGAAAAAGGAAGTGTTGCAGCTGAATGTATTGTCGGCTCCGCAGCTATGGATAAAAGGGTCGAGTCTGTGGAAAAGAGTCTAGAAGGTAATCAGCCTAAAGAACAAGATCGCAGTGACCCAGCTGTTCCCAAGGCCTCTTCCATCTTCGGTCCTGACTCAGAGCAGGCAGTAAGGTCTAGAGGTCTTAAGTTGACCGGCAACGATACTGATGAAGCTGAGGAAAGTACATCTGGTGCTGGTGGTGCAGTTTCATCATTTGCGGCAGGAGGATCAGCTATTGAAGCAAAAGTGGGATTTGATCTTAATGAAGCTGATGATGGGAGATACGGGGATCCAAGTAACTCAAGAGCCCCTGAATGCTCTACTGCTGTTCAACTTATAAGTCCTTTGCCTATACCAGTATCTTCTGGTTTTAATGGCTTACCTTCTTCAATCACTGTGGCTTCTGCTGCAAAAAGGCCTTTTGTTCCTCCAGAGGACTTGTTGAAGAATAGGGGGGAGCTTGGTTGGAAGGGGTCAGCAGCCACAAGTGCATTCCGCCCAGCCGAACCTAGAAAATTTTTGGAGACGTCTGTAGGAACCAGCAATGGCTCTCTCTCTGATGTAGCTGCTACCAAGCCTAGTCGCCCGCCATTGGATTTTGACTTGAATATTCCAGACGAAAGAATCCTTGATGATTTGGCTTCTCGAGGATCTGTAGCTGGCCTTTCTAATAATCTTAATCTACAACGTGATGCAGCAGTGGTTTCTACAGCTGCACGTAGCTCGGGGGGACTCGATCTTGATTTGAATAGAGTGGAGGAGCCGTATGATATGATTAATCACTTAACAAGTAACAGTCGTAGGATAGATGCGCATGTTCAGGGAGTCAGATCCTCTTCAGGGCCTGTTCTTAATGGAGAATCGACTGTCCGCAGAGACTTTGACTTGAATGATGGGCCCCTTGTGGATGAGGTAAATGCTGAACTAGCTCCATTTAGCCAGCACACCAGGAATAGTATGCTTTCCCAGCCATCTATATCTGGCCTTCGGTTAAACAATACGGAGATGGGAAATTTCTCTTCATGGTTTTCTCAAGTGAATTCTTATCCAGCTGTTGCTATTCAATCTATCTTGCCGGAGAGAGGAGAGCATCCTTTTCCAATGGTCGCACCTGCTGGGCATCAGCGAATTTTGGCCCCTCCTACAGGAAGCACCCCATTCAATACTGACCTCTACAGAGGGCCAGTGCTGTCATCAGCACCTGCAGTACCCTTTCCAGGCTCGCCATTCCAGTATCCTGTCTTTCCTTTCGGGACCAATTTTCCTCTACCGTCAGCTACATTTTCGGGTGGGTCGTCAACATATGTGGATTCATCACCTGGTGGGAGGCTTTGCTTTCCTGCAGTGCATTCTCAAGTATTAGCGCCTGGTGGTGCAGTTCCCTCCCAGTATACAAGGCCTTTTGTTGTTAGCTTTCCAGATAGTAGCAATAATGCTGGCTCAGAAAGTAGTAGAAAATGGGGGAGGCAAGGGCTAGATCTCAATGCTGGTCCTCTTGGTCTAGATATGGAAGGGAGGGATGAGACTCCATCTATAGTGGCAAGGCAATTATCTGTTGCCAATTCTCAGGCCCTTGCAGATGAACAGGCAAGGATGTATCAAGTGGCAGGTGGTGGCCTTTCAAAGAGGAAAGAGCCAGAGGGTGGGTGGGAAGGCTATAAGCATCCATCATGGCAACAGAGAGATGCTTAATGGTGCAAACGCATGATCTATCAAGCCACtgtaagaattttttttccttcttttctttGTTTCTGGATTTGTTTATCTTGAGATTTTGCGTaagaatttttagtcagattgCTATGTTGATATACCTTGATACC is part of the Mercurialis annua linkage group LG3, ddMerAnnu1.2, whole genome shotgun sequence genome and encodes:
- the LOC126674759 gene encoding uncharacterized protein LOC126674759, encoding MHGGRVCEERKKGGGDRRHMWKDSTRVVNFNSVFGGAVDSSGDVSSCSSVSSNISFLKDGRRISVGDCALFKPPQDAPPFIGIIRWLSSGKENELKLGVNWLYRPSEVKLGKGILLEAVPNEVFYSFHKDEIPAASLLHPCKVAFLPRGVELPSGFCSFVCRRVYDITNKCLWWLTDQDYINERQLEVDQLLCKSRTEMHATVPQGGRSPKPLNGPTSTSQVKLGSDSVQNSASSFPSQVKGKKRERGDQGTESVKRERSSKLDDGDSGYFRSESFWKSEISKFTEKGGLIDSEGVEKFVQLMLPERNEKKIDLAGRSILAGVIAATDKFDCLNQFVQLRGLPVFDEWLQEVHKGKIGDVNSHKDNDKSIEEFLLVLLRALDKLPVNLHALQMCNIGKSVNHLRTHKNLEIQKKARGLVDTWKKRVEAEMDARSGSNQAVSWATRPRLPEISHGMNRHSSASSELAIKSSPIQISASKNLPVKVVQMEIMAKSVAVSPGSVKQVQSPASVGNNFKEGQVRNTVVSGASDPALTATRDDKSSSSSQSHNNSQSYSSDHAKTGGLSAKEDARSSTAVSMTANKTVGSSSRHRKSVNGFQGVAVSGIQKETGPGRGFSFHRSQGAEKLSQSSMICEKAVDVPISENHKLIVKIPNRGRSPAQSASGGSFEDPSVMNSRASSPVLAEKREQFDHSMKEKNDAYRSNVISEVNNESWQSNDFKEVLAGSDEADGSPATVPDEENCRTNDDGRKLSDALKAASSSSGNEHKSGKLHEGSFSSMNALVESCVKYSEANASRTAGDDVGMNLLASVAAGEISKSDMASPNQSPERNTTAVEQSCASNDSRLKSYPGDDLARDRRQFVDGFDDECEKRGSITGTSVPLVTKDKIISCSHEEPTEVFNGRLTSSGMNVQQRSESCPESCMKSEESLPATSRITDKTSNSAEKAWEERTDIKSNADDLCDAKERLHNSLRSENKSDVAGLEGGNEPVEGSCSSMAIDGENTKILNEELNIPGQAEQKPPAMTHSDFVRGTVGDVISPASGKDEVSEVGGSVMKTEKADETDGKSQPTEKGSVAAECIVGSAAMDKRVESVEKSLEGNQPKEQDRSDPAVPKASSIFGPDSEQAVRSRGLKLTGNDTDEAEESTSGAGGAVSSFAAGGSAIEAKVGFDLNEADDGRYGDPSNSRAPECSTAVQLISPLPIPVSSGFNGLPSSITVASAAKRPFVPPEDLLKNRGELGWKGSAATSAFRPAEPRKFLETSVGTSNGSLSDVAATKPSRPPLDFDLNIPDERILDDLASRGSVAGLSNNLNLQRDAAVVSTAARSSGGLDLDLNRVEEPYDMINHLTSNSRRIDAHVQGVRSSSGPVLNGESTVRRDFDLNDGPLVDEVNAELAPFSQHTRNSMLSQPSISGLRLNNTEMGNFSSWFSQVNSYPAVAIQSILPERGEHPFPMVAPAGHQRILAPPTGSTPFNTDLYRGPVLSSAPAVPFPGSPFQYPVFPFGTNFPLPSATFSGGSSTYVDSSPGGRLCFPAVHSQVLAPGGAVPSQYTRPFVVSFPDSSNNAGSESSRKWGRQGLDLNAGPLGLDMEGRDETPSIVARQLSVANSQALADEQARMYQVAGGGLSKRKEPEGGWEGYKHPSWQQRDA